The following coding sequences are from one Arcobacter nitrofigilis DSM 7299 window:
- a CDS encoding LLM class flavin-dependent oxidoreductase: MNNNKIPLSVLDLIPIGEGFNITQAIENSTRLAQRVEEFGFTRYWVAEHHNFPGIASAATSVVLSYIGAKTQKIRIGSGGIMLPNHSPLVIAEQFGTLESLYPNRVDLGLGRAPGTDRQTMMALRRDTNNEDFPLMLQYLQYYLSDEAGKKGIKAIPGYGLDIPIWLLGSSTFSAQLAAQKGLPFVFASHFAPDLMDDAIRIYQENFKPSSQLKEPYVMVCINIVCANTNEEAQYLATTELQKFLYLQRGDQGLLPKPTEDMNSLWEEWEEHGIRHKTRESIWGTPEVVKERLESLIERTGADEIMVNSMIHDPDKRIKSYELISKVWL, translated from the coding sequence ATGAATAATAATAAAATACCCTTATCAGTATTGGATTTGATACCAATAGGAGAGGGGTTTAATATAACACAAGCTATTGAAAATAGTACAAGACTAGCTCAAAGGGTTGAGGAGTTTGGATTTACTCGTTATTGGGTGGCTGAACATCATAATTTCCCTGGAATCGCTAGTGCTGCTACTTCTGTAGTACTGAGTTATATTGGTGCAAAAACTCAAAAAATAAGAATAGGTTCGGGTGGGATAATGCTACCAAATCATTCTCCTTTGGTCATTGCAGAGCAATTTGGTACTTTAGAATCTTTATATCCAAATAGGGTGGATTTAGGGCTAGGAAGAGCACCTGGTACTGATAGACAGACGATGATGGCATTAAGACGAGATACGAATAATGAAGATTTTCCTTTGATGCTTCAATATTTACAATACTATTTATCTGATGAAGCGGGAAAAAAAGGAATAAAAGCAATACCAGGATATGGGTTAGATATTCCTATTTGGTTACTTGGTTCTAGTACCTTTAGTGCACAATTAGCTGCGCAAAAGGGCTTACCTTTTGTTTTTGCTTCGCACTTTGCTCCTGATTTGATGGATGATGCTATAAGAATATATCAGGAAAACTTTAAACCATCTTCTCAACTAAAAGAGCCTTATGTAATGGTTTGTATCAATATTGTATGTGCCAATACAAATGAAGAAGCTCAATATTTAGCCACAACAGAACTTCAAAAGTTTCTTTATCTTCAAAGGGGTGATCAAGGACTATTACCAAAACCAACAGAAGATATGAATAGTTTGTGGGAAGAGTGGGAAGAACATGGTATAAGACATAAAACAAGAGAGTCTATTTGGGGTACACCAGAAGTTGTAAAAGAAAGACTTGAAAGCCTTATTGAAAGAACTGGTGCAGATGAAATTATGGTAAATTCGATGATACATGACCCAGATAAAAGAATAAAATCCTATGAACTTATTTCAAAAGTTTGGTTATAA
- a CDS encoding Tll0287-like domain-containing protein has protein sequence MLVKNIKNAVLICSILVTSYAFANNTLSEQEAKKEAINAIKQVGGTLKKHLGSEIKSGGVVQAATFCSEEASNLMKNSAANLPQGISIKRVTDKPRNPNNQATEAQIKVLNEIRADMKKGIKPKMVVKKIAENHYQVYKPLYIGKKCLACHGSIENRDKKAYSIIKAKYPNDKAIDYKLDDLRGAFFVDIKK, from the coding sequence ATGCTAGTGAAAAATATAAAAAATGCAGTACTTATTTGTTCTATATTAGTAACAAGTTATGCATTTGCAAACAATACATTAAGTGAACAGGAAGCTAAAAAAGAGGCAATAAATGCAATAAAACAAGTGGGTGGTACATTAAAAAAGCACTTGGGTAGTGAAATCAAAAGTGGAGGAGTTGTTCAAGCTGCAACTTTTTGTTCAGAAGAAGCATCAAACCTTATGAAAAATAGTGCTGCAAATCTTCCTCAAGGTATTTCTATAAAAAGAGTAACTGATAAACCAAGAAATCCAAATAACCAAGCAACAGAAGCTCAAATAAAAGTATTAAATGAGATTAGAGCTGATATGAAAAAAGGTATTAAACCTAAAATGGTAGTTAAAAAAATAGCAGAAAACCATTATCAAGTTTATAAACCACTTTATATAGGAAAAAAATGCTTAGCTTGTCATGGAAGTATCGAAAATAGAGATAAAAAAGCTTATTCAATTATAAAAGCTAAATACCCAAATGATAAAGCAATTGATTATAAATTAGATGATTTAAGAGGTGCTTTTTTTGTGGATATAAAAAAATAA
- a CDS encoding CidA/LrgA family protein: MLKGIITLLIFQFIGECISKLFSLLVPGAVIGMILLLVFLIIRKKSFHSLDTTVSFFLKYLPLLFIPAAMGIITQVDTISKEFLAISISLFIGTVLSLAISAKLLDYFANKESVKNEF; encoded by the coding sequence ATGTTAAAAGGAATTATCACCTTATTGATATTTCAATTTATAGGTGAGTGTATAAGTAAACTATTTTCACTGCTTGTTCCAGGAGCTGTGATAGGAATGATTTTGTTGTTGGTATTTTTAATTATTAGAAAGAAAAGTTTTCATAGCTTGGATACAACTGTGTCATTTTTTCTTAAATACTTACCACTTCTTTTTATTCCTGCTGCGATGGGAATTATTACTCAAGTTGACACTATATCAAAAGAGTTTCTTGCTATTAGTATCTCTTTGTTTATTGGAACCGTCTTATCTTTAGCTATAAGTGCGAAGCTTTTAGATTATTTTGCAAATAAAGAAAGTGTTAAAAATGAATTTTGA
- a CDS encoding LrgB family protein: protein MNFESLLQYIQTTPLTWLIVTLSSFKLGIIIYNKSNKNTLLQPIIVAYIIILTLVYITNTSYEEYFKGVEIIHFFLGAATVALALPLYKNLVYIKSLFFPIFITLFIGSFSTVIITITILWLFDANILTILSMTTKSITAPIAIITSKEIGAIPSLAIGFVIITGIIGAVFGTTIFKIIKVKNDTSQGFALGLISHGIGTAKAVEISEKAAAFSALAMGLNGIFTAILLPIILSFFK, encoded by the coding sequence ATGAATTTTGAATCATTATTACAATATATACAAACTACACCTTTGACTTGGTTGATAGTTACTCTTAGTTCTTTTAAACTTGGAATTATTATTTATAATAAGTCCAATAAAAATACACTTTTGCAACCTATCATCGTAGCTTATATTATTATTCTTACCCTTGTATATATTACAAATACTTCTTATGAAGAGTATTTCAAAGGTGTAGAAATTATTCATTTCTTTTTAGGTGCGGCTACTGTGGCTTTGGCACTGCCTTTATATAAAAATCTAGTCTATATCAAGTCTTTATTTTTTCCTATATTTATAACTTTATTTATTGGAAGTTTTTCTACTGTAATTATTACGATAACTATATTGTGGCTTTTTGATGCGAATATACTTACAATCTTATCTATGACTACCAAATCTATAACAGCGCCAATTGCTATTATCACATCAAAAGAGATTGGAGCAATACCATCTTTGGCAATAGGTTTTGTAATTATCACAGGTATTATTGGAGCAGTATTTGGTACAACTATTTTCAAAATCATTAAAGTCAAAAATGATACTTCTCAAGGCTTTGCACTTGGTTTGATTTCCCATGGAATAGGTACAGCAAAAGCTGTAGAGATATCAGAAAAAGCAGCTGCCTTTTCAGCACTTGCAATGGGATTAAATGGGATATTTACGGCTATTCTTTTACCGATTATTTTGAGTTTTTTTAAATAA
- a CDS encoding metallophosphoesterase family protein, translating into MKIIHFSDTHLGYNDLEILNEENINQREADFYDAFSQIVDDIENIKPDFIIHTGDLFHRSSPSNRAITFALKEFKRLDKLNIPIIMIAGNHSTPRTNLSSPILKIFEEFENVHVSYEQNYKKIEFNDIVFHTLPHMNDETKAEDEINLCEKNINPDKRNIMMMHCSVGAWYLMQEFGEWVYPTDKEYIFEKMDYVALGHWHGFGSVGKHENVYYSGSSERTSLNDKRNSKGYALVNLGDKLEVEYKEIKIRPIISKTIDCENYQDALDTLDTSDTKDAIVEVKLQNLTTMQSIDIQNQEIKALFPLAMSVSVKREFKKDTNEGNTLDDIQALSLEEYFLDHIKEQSDNKEFDRLKPKIQELFSKYEEAYDDTL; encoded by the coding sequence TTGAAAATAATACATTTTAGTGATACTCATTTAGGATATAACGACTTAGAGATATTAAATGAAGAAAATATCAATCAAAGGGAAGCAGACTTTTACGATGCTTTTTCACAAATAGTTGATGATATAGAAAATATCAAACCAGATTTTATAATACATACAGGTGACCTTTTTCACAGAAGCTCTCCAAGCAATAGAGCTATAACCTTTGCTCTAAAAGAGTTCAAAAGACTTGATAAACTAAATATCCCTATCATCATGATAGCTGGAAATCACTCAACACCTAGGACAAACCTTAGCAGTCCTATTTTAAAGATATTTGAAGAGTTTGAAAATGTACATGTATCATATGAACAAAACTACAAGAAAATAGAGTTTAATGATATAGTTTTCCATACCTTACCACATATGAATGATGAAACAAAAGCAGAAGATGAGATAAATTTATGTGAAAAAAATATCAACCCTGATAAAAGAAATATCATGATGATGCACTGTTCTGTTGGAGCTTGGTATTTGATGCAAGAGTTTGGGGAGTGGGTTTATCCTACAGATAAAGAATATATCTTTGAAAAGATGGATTATGTAGCACTTGGACATTGGCATGGTTTTGGCTCTGTGGGCAAACATGAAAATGTATACTATAGTGGAAGTAGTGAGCGTACAAGTTTGAATGACAAAAGAAACTCAAAAGGTTATGCTCTTGTAAACTTAGGCGATAAATTAGAGGTAGAATATAAAGAGATAAAAATACGACCTATCATATCTAAAACAATAGATTGTGAAAACTACCAAGATGCACTTGACACATTAGATACAAGCGATACAAAAGATGCCATCGTAGAAGTAAAACTTCAAAACCTAACAACCATGCAATCAATAGATATACAAAATCAAGAGATAAAAGCACTTTTCCCGCTTGCTATGAGTGTGAGTGTAAAAAGAGAGTTTAAAAAAGATACAAATGAGGGTAATACCTTAGATGATATTCAAGCTTTATCTTTAGAAGAGTACTTTTTAGACCATATCAAAGAACAAAGCGACAACAAAGAGTTTGATAGACTAAAACCAAAAATCCAAGAACTATTTAGCAAGTACGAGGAGGCTTATGATGATACTTTGTAA
- a CDS encoding AAA family ATPase: MMILCKLKLENFKRYKTFELDFDEGLVGIIGKNGSGKSTIFEAILFALYGEFKDRGYKEIVRNANATDKDAVVVELDFEFDSIEYKVVREFRGKALSANAKLYKNGELITSGAKEVTTSIMKLTKMSKEAFLHTLFASQKELTSLSNSKPEDRKRMIRKLLDLEKIDYIEKELIEKSRELKREISAFAEVLLSAEDIQTKKEQIKSNEAIKKTLNEELQTQTKQIDSLKLKELDIKKELESFVKTKEAKQKALSELNLLKNSINSNIENQNKLSTELKDLEEKQLQYKALEPIKKEYETLQSNLKEQIQLKEYSLKKEGLIKEQVQLREQYKKAKNDIALLQKECEGFEALKQKEQESKTQQEQIKQTLTQIQVKEKELNSNIFAEQRIINDTTAKIQQMQALGKESNCPTCTRPLLEEYDNVIGSLNSTINEIQTNKITKLNKELQEVETNKKTIETQKEQIDKTLSELNSQLALINSKQKDLQNLSSHLNKVEQKGKENNDEIAKLDKYSYDENKHKTLENSFNEIQPKYEQMKSLETMLKRYDSVKQDLEIISKKITEQNSTYDTKEIDYKQIAYDETAHTSKQKEYEEHHQTYELKVNQINEIKVKIAQCEGEIKTIQSSLDNNEIQLKKVQTKKDDLIDYDKIKLSLSEFKTKLNSKVAPRISDIASNMYAQITKGKYQHIEVSNDFDFYIYDEGKKYPIERFSGGEIDLANLVLRIAISKTLSELSGSSQIGFLAFDEVFGSQDEARRMEILEAFHMIKEQYRQIFLISHEMEIKEMFEKVVEL, translated from the coding sequence ATGATGATACTTTGTAAGCTAAAACTTGAAAACTTCAAACGATACAAAACTTTCGAACTAGATTTTGATGAGGGATTAGTTGGAATCATAGGTAAAAATGGAAGTGGAAAATCCACTATCTTCGAAGCGATACTTTTTGCACTTTATGGGGAGTTTAAAGATAGAGGTTATAAAGAGATTGTGCGAAATGCCAATGCCACAGATAAAGATGCTGTAGTAGTAGAACTAGACTTTGAATTTGACTCAATAGAGTATAAAGTAGTGCGAGAATTCAGAGGAAAGGCACTAAGTGCCAATGCCAAACTTTATAAAAATGGTGAATTAATAACAAGTGGTGCCAAAGAAGTAACTACAAGTATCATGAAGCTAACAAAGATGAGTAAAGAGGCTTTTTTACATACATTATTTGCTAGTCAAAAAGAGCTTACAAGTCTAAGTAATAGCAAACCAGAAGATAGAAAAAGAATGATAAGAAAGCTTTTAGACTTAGAAAAAATCGACTACATAGAAAAAGAACTTATAGAAAAAAGTAGAGAACTAAAAAGAGAGATTTCAGCCTTTGCAGAAGTGCTTTTAAGTGCAGAAGATATCCAAACAAAAAAAGAGCAAATAAAATCAAATGAAGCCATCAAAAAAACTCTAAATGAAGAGTTACAAACTCAAACTAAACAAATAGATAGCCTAAAACTAAAAGAGCTAGATATAAAAAAAGAGCTAGAAAGTTTTGTTAAAACAAAAGAGGCAAAACAAAAAGCCCTAAGTGAACTAAATCTTCTAAAAAATAGTATCAACTCAAATATTGAAAACCAAAACAAACTCTCAACTGAACTAAAAGACCTAGAAGAAAAACAACTCCAATATAAAGCCCTAGAACCCATAAAAAAAGAGTATGAAACACTACAATCTAATCTAAAAGAGCAAATACAACTAAAAGAGTACAGCCTAAAAAAAGAGGGTTTAATAAAAGAACAAGTTCAATTAAGAGAGCAATACAAAAAAGCTAAAAATGACATAGCCCTCTTACAAAAAGAGTGTGAAGGTTTTGAGGCACTAAAACAAAAAGAGCAAGAAAGCAAAACCCAACAAGAGCAAATCAAACAAACCCTAACACAAATACAAGTAAAAGAAAAAGAGCTAAACTCAAATATCTTTGCAGAACAAAGAATCATAAACGACACCACAGCCAAAATACAACAAATGCAAGCCCTAGGCAAAGAGTCAAATTGTCCAACCTGTACAAGACCACTCTTAGAAGAGTATGACAATGTAATAGGCTCGTTAAACTCAACCATAAATGAAATACAAACAAACAAAATCACGAAGCTAAATAAAGAGCTACAAGAAGTAGAGACAAATAAAAAAACAATAGAAACCCAAAAAGAGCAAATAGACAAAACTTTAAGTGAATTAAACTCACAACTAGCTCTTATAAACAGTAAACAAAAAGATTTACAAAACCTATCAAGCCATCTAAACAAGGTAGAGCAAAAAGGTAAAGAAAACAACGATGAAATAGCCAAACTAGATAAATACAGTTACGATGAAAACAAACACAAAACACTAGAAAATAGTTTCAATGAAATCCAACCAAAATATGAACAAATGAAATCATTAGAAACCATGTTAAAAAGATATGATAGTGTAAAACAAGACTTAGAAATCATCAGCAAAAAAATCACAGAGCAAAATAGCACTTACGATACAAAAGAGATAGACTACAAACAAATAGCTTACGATGAAACAGCCCACACATCCAAACAAAAAGAGTACGAAGAACACCATCAAACTTATGAGTTAAAAGTAAACCAAATAAATGAAATCAAAGTCAAAATAGCCCAATGTGAAGGTGAAATAAAAACCATACAATCAAGTCTAGATAACAACGAAATCCAACTAAAAAAAGTACAAACAAAAAAAGACGACCTAATCGACTACGACAAAATCAAGCTAAGTCTAAGTGAATTTAAAACAAAACTAAACTCAAAAGTAGCCCCAAGAATATCAGACATAGCCTCAAATATGTACGCCCAAATCACCAAAGGCAAATACCAACACATAGAAGTATCAAATGACTTCGACTTTTATATCTACGATGAAGGTAAAAAGTACCCAATAGAGAGATTCTCAGGTGGAGAGATAGACCTAGCAAACCTAGTATTGCGAATCGCCATATCAAAAACCCTAAGTGAACTAAGCGGAAGCTCACAAATAGGCTTCCTAGCCTTCGATGAAGTATTCGGAAGCCAAGATGAAGCAAGAAGAATGGAGATACTAGAAGCCTTTCATATGATAAAAGAGCAGTATAGGCAGATATTTTTAATCAGTCATGAGATGGAGATTAAAGAGATGTTTGAAAAAGTTGTGGAGTTGTAA
- a CDS encoding ORF6N domain-containing protein translates to MTSSLRSQNVTLESQRGKHRKYLPYVFTEQGVSMLSVELFRQVFIL, encoded by the coding sequence ATGACTTCATCTTTAAGGTCACAAAATGTGACCTTAGAAAGTCAAAGAGGAAAACATAGGAAATATTTACCTTATGTATTTACAGAGCAGGGTGTTTCAATGCTTTCAGTAGAGCTATTCAGACAAGTATTCATATTATAA
- a CDS encoding zinc dependent phospholipase C family protein, translating to MAGAYAHLTIVNKAFTESELEELGLSNDALISLADYSTFIELGSVSPDYPYLAITERHKKWADLMHLAMKTKSFILKGIEEVKAIADEEDRRRAFAWLCGLAGHIVTDVVIHPVVELKVGPYKGNESAHRNCEMHQDVYIYKKITGYGEISETEQLFLFGKECSNNGNTSELNKIVSLVWGKMLEELDNEEYLTNKPDFDTWHSRFHVLVSTIEETQNFPTISRHVIGLDGGIIYPKYEEVNKEEYIENLKVPGNTIMHYDDIFDKAVSQVQQTWKVLDEAVYGNGISHLEYFADWNLDNGRTSSGELEYWA from the coding sequence ATGGCAGGAGCATATGCACATTTGACAATAGTAAATAAGGCATTTACTGAAAGTGAATTAGAAGAATTAGGTCTTAGTAATGATGCGCTTATTTCATTGGCAGATTATTCAACTTTTATAGAACTAGGTTCAGTTAGTCCAGATTATCCATATCTAGCAATTACAGAAAGACATAAAAAATGGGCAGATTTAATGCATTTAGCAATGAAAACAAAATCTTTTATTTTAAAAGGTATTGAAGAAGTTAAGGCAATTGCTGATGAAGAAGACAGAAGAAGAGCTTTTGCATGGCTTTGTGGACTAGCTGGGCATATTGTTACTGATGTAGTTATTCATCCTGTAGTTGAATTAAAAGTTGGACCATATAAAGGAAATGAATCAGCTCACAGAAACTGTGAAATGCACCAAGATGTTTATATCTATAAAAAGATTACAGGCTATGGGGAGATTTCAGAAACAGAACAATTATTTTTGTTTGGCAAAGAGTGTAGTAACAATGGTAATACAAGTGAGCTAAATAAAATAGTTTCTTTAGTATGGGGAAAGATGTTAGAAGAATTAGATAATGAAGAGTACTTAACCAATAAACCTGATTTTGATACTTGGCATAGTAGATTTCATGTCTTAGTTTCAACAATAGAAGAAACTCAAAATTTTCCTACTATTTCAAGACATGTAATAGGATTAGATGGAGGAATTATATATCCAAAGTATGAAGAAGTAAATAAAGAGGAGTATATTGAAAATTTAAAAGTACCCGGTAATACAATTATGCATTATGATGATATTTTTGATAAAGCAGTATCTCAAGTGCAACAAACTTGGAAGGTTTTAGATGAAGCAGTATATGGTAATGGAATTTCTCACTTAGAGTATTTTGCAGATTGGAACTTAGATAATGGTAGAACATCATCTGGTGAACTAGAGTATTGGGCATAA
- a CDS encoding type II toxin-antitoxin system RelE/ParE family toxin produces the protein MDSLSNKEVMKITWVLQLIEESDSISTKFYKKLVNTDDIIEVRVQYSNNNFRFLGFENKGCLVILTNAFRKKDQKTSKKEIALAHKRKKEYLEDE, from the coding sequence TTGGATTCATTATCTAACAAAGAGGTTATGAAAATAACTTGGGTCTTACAGCTTATCGAAGAATCGGATAGTATCTCTACTAAGTTTTATAAAAAACTTGTAAATACAGATGATATTATTGAAGTTAGAGTTCAGTATTCAAATAATAACTTTAGATTTTTAGGTTTTGAAAATAAAGGCTGTTTAGTTATTTTGACAAATGCTTTTAGAAAAAAAGACCAAAAAACTTCTAAAAAAGAGATTGCTTTAGCCCATAAGAGAAAAAAGGAGTATTTAGAAGATGAGTGA
- a CDS encoding helix-turn-helix domain-containing protein, translated as MSDLQKYIEKRKNLDKNFAENFDKGYEEFKIGEILKQARVDTGMTQEDVALKLHTKKSAISRIENHAQDIKLSTLQNFANILGKELKIQIV; from the coding sequence ATGAGTGATTTACAAAAATATATAGAAAAAAGAAAAAACTTAGATAAAAATTTTGCCGAAAATTTTGATAAGGGTTATGAAGAGTTTAAAATAGGAGAAATATTAAAACAAGCAAGGGTTGATACTGGAATGACTCAAGAAGATGTTGCATTAAAACTTCATACAAAAAAATCAGCAATATCAAGAATAGAAAACCATGCCCAAGATATAAAATTATCCACTTTGCAAAACTTTGCAAATATACTTGGAAAAGAATTAAAGATACAAATAGTTTAA
- a CDS encoding type II toxin-antitoxin system PemK/MazF family toxin produces the protein MNMGKNIGFEQDGKGDNFVRPVVIVKGFNKNMFFGIPLSTKIKEGKFYYRFSFYKKDKEVENIALLSQMRLFSTKRLLNKISMMNIDDFKNMKNKFKELID, from the coding sequence ATGAATATGGGTAAGAATATTGGTTTTGAACAAGATGGCAAAGGTGATAACTTTGTTCGTCCTGTAGTTATAGTAAAAGGGTTTAATAAAAATATGTTTTTTGGTATTCCTTTATCTACAAAAATAAAAGAGGGTAAATTTTATTATAGATTTTCATTTTATAAAAAAGATAAAGAAGTAGAAAATATTGCGTTACTATCTCAAATGAGACTTTTTAGTACAAAAAGACTTTTAAATAAAATAAGTATGATGAATATCGATGATTTTAAAAATATGAAAAATAAGTTTAAAGAATTGATAGATTAA
- a CDS encoding DUF2779 domain-containing protein, translating to MNLSKSLYTKGIQCPKALWLKKYKPSVLTPPDDAALAIFETGNIVGDLACELFPDGREVPYTTNYDEMISTTRKWLEEGVSNIYEATFNYEGILIMVDILKIDSDGVSIYEVKSSTEVKDIYLHDVSIQYYVLENLGFSIKSASVVHINNEYVRGDELDINELFKIVDVTSEVETLQSNIPNILQEFETYLEDKVNEPDIDIGKHCNKPYECDAKNYCWKIQRNIPDYSVFNIFNIGSKKQVELYTQGIIDIKDIPENFDMTANQKQAVENYKSKVSYIDKENIKAFLENLTYPIYHLDFETYQQAIPQYKGIKPFEQIPFQYSLHIEYEDGTLEHKEYLAQDSVDSRYELAQKLGEDIPCNVTILAYNMSFEKGVIKRLANSFTEFEEQLLAINENIQDLMTPFQKKWYVTPNMQGSYSIKYVLPALVPEFEKAYKELEGVQNGSQAMNAFASMSKLEEGDKKKLRSALLEYCKLDTLAMVKVLERLRNIE from the coding sequence ATGAACCTCTCTAAATCCCTCTACACAAAAGGCATCCAATGTCCCAAAGCACTTTGGCTTAAAAAATACAAGCCAAGTGTCTTAACACCACCAGATGATGCTGCCCTTGCCATATTTGAAACTGGAAATATAGTAGGGGACTTAGCTTGCGAGCTTTTTCCTGATGGTAGGGAAGTGCCATACACTACAAACTATGATGAGATGATATCCACTACAAGAAAATGGCTAGAAGAGGGTGTATCAAATATCTACGAAGCTACTTTTAACTATGAGGGCATACTTATCATGGTAGATATTTTAAAAATAGATAGTGATGGTGTATCTATCTATGAGGTTAAAAGTTCAACTGAAGTAAAAGATATCTATCTTCATGATGTATCTATTCAGTATTATGTTTTAGAAAACTTAGGCTTTAGTATAAAAAGCGCAAGTGTAGTACACATAAACAATGAGTATGTAAGAGGTGATGAACTAGATATCAATGAGCTTTTTAAAATAGTCGATGTCACAAGTGAAGTTGAGACTTTACAGTCAAATATCCCAAACATTTTACAAGAGTTTGAAACTTATCTAGAAGATAAAGTAAATGAGCCAGATATAGATATAGGAAAACATTGTAACAAACCTTATGAGTGTGATGCTAAAAACTATTGTTGGAAAATTCAAAGAAATATACCTGATTATTCTGTATTTAATATCTTCAATATAGGAAGTAAAAAGCAAGTTGAACTTTACACTCAAGGTATCATAGATATAAAAGATATCCCAGAAAATTTTGATATGACGGCAAATCAAAAACAAGCAGTAGAAAACTACAAATCAAAAGTAAGTTACATAGATAAAGAAAATATCAAAGCCTTTTTGGAAAACCTCACATACCCAATCTATCACTTAGACTTTGAAACTTACCAACAAGCCATACCACAATACAAAGGAATAAAACCCTTTGAACAAATTCCTTTCCAATACTCACTTCATATAGAGTATGAAGATGGAACTTTAGAGCATAAAGAGTATTTAGCACAAGATAGTGTAGATAGTAGATATGAACTAGCCCAAAAGTTAGGTGAAGATATCCCATGTAATGTTACAATATTAGCTTATAACATGAGTTTTGAAAAAGGTGTGATAAAAAGACTTGCGAATTCATTTACTGAGTTTGAAGAGCAATTATTAGCTATAAATGAAAACATACAAGACCTAATGACACCTTTCCAAAAGAAATGGTACGTAACCCCAAATATGCAAGGAAGCTACTCTATCAAGTATGTACTTCCAGCACTTGTGCCAGAGTTTGAAAAAGCTTATAAAGAATTAGAAGGTGTACAAAATGGAAGCCAAGCTATGAATGCCTTTGCAAGTATGAGTAAGCTAGAAGAGGGCGATAAAAAGAAACTTAGAAGTGCACTTTTAGAGTATTGTAAACTTGATACTTTGGCGATGGTTAAAGTGTTGGAGAGATTAAGAAACATAGAATAA
- the rlmF gene encoding 23S rRNA (adenine(1618)-N(6))-methyltransferase RlmF gives MAHKEHKKGLHPRNPHNKRYDFPQLIKSLPKLADYVFKNKYDEVSIDFADAKAVMALNKALLAHFYNIKKWSIPEGYLCPPIPGRADYLHYIADILAEFNGAKVPKGSEIKGLDIGIGANCIYPIIGNSVYGWSFVGSDIEKESIESSQKIIESNDSLRGNVECRLQTNHDSIFTGIIKEDDRFDFTLCNPPFHKSQEEAQAGSKRKVQNLTKQVVNKASLNFGGKSNELWCKGGEVAFVKAMIKQSKKYAKNCFWFSTIVSKKDNLQFIYDTIDYVKPTEYDTIEMQHGQKISRIVIWTFLTKEEQKQWASKWKD, from the coding sequence ATGGCACATAAAGAACACAAAAAAGGCTTACATCCTCGTAATCCTCACAATAAAAGATATGATTTCCCACAACTTATAAAAAGTTTACCAAAACTTGCAGATTATGTTTTTAAAAATAAGTATGATGAAGTATCAATTGATTTTGCAGATGCAAAGGCTGTTATGGCTTTAAACAAAGCACTTCTCGCACATTTTTATAATATTAAAAAATGGTCGATACCTGAGGGCTATTTATGTCCTCCAATTCCTGGACGGGCTGATTATCTTCACTATATCGCTGATATCTTAGCTGAGTTTAATGGTGCAAAGGTACCAAAGGGTTCTGAGATAAAAGGACTTGATATTGGTATTGGTGCAAATTGTATCTATCCAATTATTGGAAATAGTGTTTATGGTTGGTCATTTGTAGGTAGTGATATCGAAAAAGAGTCCATTGAATCATCTCAAAAAATTATAGAATCAAATGATTCTTTAAGAGGAAATGTTGAGTGTAGATTACAAACAAACCATGACAGTATCTTTACTGGTATCATAAAAGAAGATGATAGATTTGATTTTACTTTGTGTAATCCACCTTTTCATAAATCCCAAGAAGAAGCTCAAGCTGGAAGTAAAAGAAAGGTTCAAAATCTTACAAAACAAGTAGTAAATAAAGCTTCACTAAACTTTGGTGGTAAGAGTAATGAACTTTGGTGCAAAGGTGGAGAAGTAGCTTTTGTAAAAGCTATGATAAAACAGAGTAAAAAGTATGCTAAAAACTGCTTTTGGTTTAGTACAATCGTATCAAAAAAAGACAATCTACAATTTATATATGACACTATAGATTACGTTAAACCTACGGAATATGATACTATAGAGATGCAACATGGACAAAAGATAAGTAGAATAGTTATTTGGACATTTCTTACAAAAGAAGAGCAAAAACAGTGGGCTTCAAAGTGGAAGGATTAG